The following proteins are encoded in a genomic region of Brachyspira pilosicoli:
- a CDS encoding iron-containing alcohol dehydrogenase has translation MQSFNLQLPTKVIFGKNAQENTASEIKKLNAKKIFIVYGSNRIKENGLLDNIENMLKKENIDYTFFNNVKANPLLSHARIGVKKAIEFNADLILAIGGGSVIDTAKAIAIGAANPDIDIWDFWTNKKTLEKTINVGCILTISAAGSETSTSAVLTNDETLEKRGLNTEFNRPKFAIMNPSFTFTLPYYQVACGIVDIMMHTLDRYFADNCCNETTDAIAEALLRVVIKNGAIAMKDKTNYDAMSELMWCGSLSHNTLTGLGNEFDFIAHKFGHELSGQFDVAHGASLSTVWGHWAKYCYDYSDYTKERFRKYAKNVWNVDDALEGINKTIEYFKQINMPTNFTELGVGIQDDDMLDLLSNRTTKNGSLTFKHFRALNKDDVFNIFKSCNV, from the coding sequence ATGCAAAGTTTTAATTTACAGCTTCCTACTAAAGTTATATTTGGAAAAAATGCTCAAGAGAATACTGCTTCAGAAATAAAAAAATTAAATGCTAAAAAAATATTTATTGTTTATGGTTCTAATAGAATAAAAGAAAATGGTTTATTAGATAATATAGAAAACATGTTAAAAAAAGAAAATATTGATTATACTTTTTTTAATAATGTAAAAGCAAATCCTTTACTTTCGCATGCTAGAATTGGAGTAAAAAAGGCTATAGAGTTTAACGCTGATTTAATTTTAGCTATAGGCGGTGGAAGCGTAATAGATACTGCAAAAGCAATAGCTATAGGAGCAGCTAATCCTGATATTGATATTTGGGATTTTTGGACTAATAAAAAAACTTTAGAAAAAACTATTAATGTAGGATGCATACTTACAATTTCTGCTGCAGGAAGTGAAACTAGTACGTCAGCAGTGCTTACTAATGATGAAACTTTAGAAAAGAGGGGACTTAATACAGAGTTTAATCGCCCTAAATTTGCTATAATGAATCCTTCTTTTACTTTTACTTTGCCTTATTATCAAGTGGCATGCGGAATAGTGGATATTATGATGCATACTTTAGATAGATATTTTGCTGATAATTGCTGTAATGAAACTACAGATGCTATTGCTGAGGCATTACTTAGAGTTGTTATAAAAAACGGTGCTATAGCTATGAAAGATAAAACTAATTATGATGCTATGAGTGAGCTTATGTGGTGCGGAAGTTTGTCTCATAACACTTTAACAGGTTTAGGCAATGAGTTTGATTTTATAGCACATAAATTTGGTCATGAACTTAGCGGGCAGTTTGATGTGGCACATGGAGCTAGTCTTTCTACTGTTTGGGGTCATTGGGCTAAATATTGCTATGATTATTCTGATTATACTAAAGAGAGATTTAGAAAATATGCAAAAAATGTGTGGAATGTAGATGATGCTCTTGAAGGAATAAATAAAACTATAGAATATTTCAAACAAATTAATATGCCTACCAATTTTACAGAATTGGGAGTAGGAATTCAAGATGATGATATGCTTGATTTACTTAGCAATAGAACTACAAAAAATGGCAGTTTAACTTTTAAACATTTTAGAGCTTTAAATAAAGATGATGTGTTTAATATATTTAAAAGCTGCAATGTTTGA
- the mltG gene encoding endolytic transglycosylase MltG, translating into MKRALIIIVSIAIIFAISIVSLIIYTTSPVAKDSQKVYFEIKQGEGAYNISKKLQEQGLIRNSRLFVVLAKHLKYDRKLLSGYYELNKNMSMIDIMKHLNSGKQAMVRLTIAEGKNIYEIANYLETQGFTTKEEFLKVCHDKKILEKYSIPSDSVEGYIFPSTYYIVKGNPAEVLVTHMIDSLFKQFPDLEDRAKKIGRTVHEVLTMASIVEKEMGPNDDPKLIASVYYNRLNIDKRLEADPTTIYAMTLVKGDYIEKPNLKYDDLRMVHPYNTYKNTGLPPGPICSSSAKAIEASLNPAKTDYIFFVADGTGKHAFSVTYEEHLRNIDKYILRK; encoded by the coding sequence ATGAAAAGAGCTTTAATTATAATAGTTTCTATAGCTATAATATTTGCTATATCAATAGTTAGTTTAATAATATATACAACTTCACCAGTAGCAAAAGATTCTCAAAAAGTATATTTTGAAATTAAACAAGGTGAAGGTGCTTACAATATATCAAAAAAACTGCAAGAGCAAGGACTTATAAGAAATTCAAGACTATTCGTTGTATTAGCTAAACATTTAAAATATGACAGAAAACTTTTAAGCGGTTATTATGAGCTTAATAAAAATATGAGCATGATAGATATAATGAAGCATTTAAATAGCGGAAAACAAGCTATGGTAAGGCTCACTATTGCAGAAGGAAAAAATATATACGAAATAGCTAACTATTTAGAAACTCAAGGCTTTACTACAAAAGAAGAATTTTTAAAAGTATGCCATGATAAAAAAATATTAGAAAAATATAGTATTCCTTCTGATAGTGTGGAAGGATATATATTCCCTTCTACATATTATATAGTAAAGGGTAATCCTGCAGAAGTATTAGTTACTCATATGATAGATTCACTTTTCAAACAGTTTCCAGATTTGGAAGATAGAGCCAAAAAAATAGGAAGAACTGTACATGAAGTATTAACTATGGCTTCTATTGTAGAAAAAGAAATGGGCCCTAATGATGACCCTAAATTAATAGCTTCTGTATACTATAATAGATTAAATATTGATAAAAGACTAGAGGCAGACCCTACAACAATTTATGCTATGACTTTGGTAAAAGGCGATTATATAGAAAAACCAAATCTAAAATATGATGACTTGCGTATGGTTCACCCTTACAACACCTATAAAAATACAGGCCTTCCTCCAGGACCAATATGCTCAAGCAGTGCTAAAGCTATAGAGGCATCATTAAACCCTGCTAAAACAGATTACATATTTTTTGTAGCAGACGGCACAGGCAAACATGCTTTCTCTGTAACTTATGAAGAGCATTTAAGGAATATTGATAAATATATTTTAAGAAAATAA
- a CDS encoding aryl-sulfate sulfotransferase, translating to MKKILFTILLIISLFALSCKNNSSSSIGKIGEIVVNPYGVTPLSAVYTTETVNAAPITVTVKGLYGEPDIIHTYPAGYGTEFEIHGMFPESENIIEVNDGGRIITKNVSIGTISYNNINIQKKYDVEINNLPEEKYPNNPELYFIYLSQPRFNIAISRNGIIRYVENGSYTYKILKKGNGFIKASIDNDIYDFLGKKIINLQNKSHHDIIIKNNNYVYFSTSTFGSEDRLIEIDNSGNIIKELSFAKLIENSLDLQKYPEDEVIFKQIVFGEDVNNIYINNNGQNQSIDWCHANSLVYDSETDILYVSSRHRGVLSIDYSEWKLIWWMADETLATKILVGYGGIPYNIHFKDLKSLEAYRVKGDAINDGPKNQHALFLHKNGNLGMFDNQGDEDSNPNGSRYVEYKIIGTYGNYQAKKVYEYRYPSLYSRITSDVDFTGENYQNMIITYGLSKTVIEIHKDTKNILFKFIVNITDPTYLYRADKMPLYYDEGRVYSEDCNLKNPN from the coding sequence ATGAAAAAAATACTATTTACTATTTTACTTATTATAAGTTTATTTGCTTTATCTTGTAAAAATAATTCATCATCTTCTATTGGCAAAATTGGAGAAATTGTGGTTAATCCTTATGGAGTAACACCATTATCAGCAGTTTATACAACAGAAACAGTTAATGCTGCCCCTATAACAGTAACAGTTAAAGGACTTTATGGGGAGCCTGATATAATACATACTTATCCAGCAGGTTATGGCACGGAGTTTGAAATACATGGCATGTTTCCAGAATCTGAAAATATTATTGAAGTTAATGATGGCGGAAGGATTATAACTAAGAATGTCAGTATTGGAACTATATCGTATAATAATATTAATATACAAAAGAAATATGATGTAGAGATTAACAATCTACCAGAGGAAAAATATCCTAATAACCCTGAATTATATTTTATTTATCTTTCTCAACCAAGATTTAATATTGCAATATCTCGTAATGGAATAATAAGATATGTTGAAAATGGATCTTATACTTATAAGATATTAAAAAAAGGTAATGGTTTTATAAAAGCTAGTATAGATAATGATATATATGATTTTTTAGGTAAAAAAATTATAAATTTACAAAATAAGTCTCATCATGATATAATTATAAAAAATAATAATTATGTTTATTTTTCTACTTCCACTTTTGGATCTGAAGATAGATTAATAGAAATTGATAATTCAGGTAATATAATTAAAGAACTTAGTTTTGCTAAATTAATAGAAAATTCATTAGATTTACAAAAATATCCAGAAGACGAAGTAATATTTAAACAAATAGTATTTGGTGAGGATGTAAATAATATATATATAAATAATAATGGACAAAACCAAAGTATAGATTGGTGTCATGCTAATTCTTTGGTTTATGATTCAGAAACTGATATTTTATATGTATCATCAAGGCATAGAGGAGTATTGTCTATAGATTATAGTGAATGGAAATTAATATGGTGGATGGCCGATGAAACATTAGCAACTAAAATATTAGTTGGTTATGGAGGTATACCGTACAATATTCATTTTAAGGATTTAAAATCATTAGAGGCATATAGAGTTAAAGGTGATGCTATAAATGATGGTCCTAAGAATCAACATGCTCTATTTTTACATAAAAATGGTAATTTAGGAATGTTTGATAATCAGGGAGATGAGGATAGTAATCCCAATGGTTCAAGATATGTAGAATATAAAATAATAGGCACTTATGGAAATTATCAAGCCAAAAAAGTTTATGAATATAGATATCCTTCTTTATATTCAAGAATAACTTCAGATGTAGATTTTACAGGTGAAAATTATCAAAATATGATTATAACTTATGGTCTATCTAAAACAGTTATAGAAATACATAAAGATACAAAAAATATTTTGTTTAAATTTATAGTAAATATAACAGATCCAACCTATTTGTATAGAGCAGATAAAATGCCGTTATATTATGATGAGGGAAGAGTTTATTCAGAGGATTGTAATTTGAAGAATCCTAATTAA
- a CDS encoding sodium-translocating pyrophosphatase, whose protein sequence is MKYEILAQNARFFTISAAILTLAFAFYFYKWMRKQDEGTEKMKEIASHVRSGAIAYLKQQYRVIAFFFAGAFIIFAILSYALKVQNPFIPIGFLTGGFFSTLSGFLGMKTATYASARTANAASKSLNQGLTIAFRSGAVMGLTVVGLALFDISMWFIILNAWLDNSWFNTDFLALGNIARDSSEFISAKMHFVTTTMLSFGVGASFQALFARVGGGIFTKAADVGADLVGKVEAGIPEDDPRNPAVIADNVGDNVGDVAGMGADLYESYAGSILAAMSLGSAAFGYINPDISPIYAVSLPMILAAIGTLSSIIGVFFVKTKEGATMGELLKSLRVGVYVSSAIIIVVAFILVKMLLPNNLGLFVSIIVGLIAGNVVGFFTEYYTAAEYRPTQWVAEQSKTGPATVIIGGLAVGMQSTLIPVVTVVVSIILAFGFAGGFGSGASAFSQGLYGIALASVGMLSTLGITLATDAYGPIADNAGGNAEMSGLPESVRERTDALDSLGNTTAATGKGFAICSAALTAMALIAAYIEEIKVSLGRMINTGNLTSINIGTIEYTANTPAELYQKIVYSLHMNEFMNAFNIHLMNPKVLVGIFIGAMLVFFFCALTMKAVGRAAAGVVEEVRRQFREIKGLLAGEAGVKADYEKAVQICTKSAQKEMIVPSVLAIVVPVVVGFIFGVPAVIGMLVGGLTSGFAMAVMMSNAGGAWDNAKKYIEAGNLGGKKILDENGNKITNPNHAAAVIGDTVGDPFKDTSGPSLNILIKLMSLISVVFAGAVVAFSPKIQALLGIADQIIK, encoded by the coding sequence ATGAAATACGAAATTTTAGCTCAAAATGCCCGCTTTTTTACAATATCAGCGGCAATTCTAACATTAGCTTTTGCATTCTATTTCTATAAATGGATGCGTAAACAAGATGAAGGTACAGAAAAAATGAAAGAAATAGCTTCGCATGTTCGCTCTGGTGCTATAGCTTATCTTAAACAACAATATAGAGTTATAGCTTTCTTCTTTGCTGGAGCTTTCATAATTTTTGCTATTCTTTCTTATGCTTTAAAAGTACAAAATCCATTCATTCCTATAGGTTTCTTAACAGGAGGTTTCTTCTCAACACTTTCTGGTTTCTTAGGTATGAAAACTGCTACTTATGCATCAGCAAGAACTGCTAATGCTGCTAGCAAATCACTAAACCAAGGTTTAACTATAGCTTTCCGTTCTGGTGCTGTTATGGGGCTTACTGTTGTTGGTTTAGCTTTATTTGATATATCTATGTGGTTTATAATACTTAATGCTTGGCTTGATAATAGTTGGTTTAATACTGACTTCTTGGCTTTAGGTAATATTGCTCGTGATTCTTCAGAGTTTATTTCTGCTAAGATGCACTTTGTTACTACTACAATGCTTAGCTTTGGTGTAGGTGCTTCTTTCCAAGCTTTATTTGCTCGTGTCGGCGGCGGTATATTTACTAAAGCTGCTGACGTTGGTGCTGACTTGGTAGGTAAAGTTGAAGCTGGAATACCTGAAGATGACCCAAGAAACCCTGCTGTTATAGCTGACAACGTTGGTGATAACGTGGGTGACGTTGCTGGTATGGGTGCTGACCTTTATGAATCTTATGCAGGTTCTATACTTGCTGCTATGAGTTTAGGTTCTGCTGCTTTTGGTTATATTAATCCTGATATTAGCCCTATATATGCTGTATCTCTTCCTATGATACTTGCGGCAATTGGTACTCTTTCTTCTATAATAGGTGTATTCTTCGTTAAAACTAAAGAAGGTGCTACTATGGGAGAATTGTTAAAATCTTTAAGAGTTGGTGTTTATGTGAGCAGTGCTATAATAATAGTAGTTGCTTTTATATTAGTAAAAATGCTTCTTCCAAACAATTTAGGTTTATTTGTTTCTATAATTGTAGGACTTATAGCTGGTAACGTTGTTGGTTTCTTTACAGAATATTACACTGCTGCTGAATACAGACCTACTCAATGGGTTGCTGAACAATCTAAAACTGGTCCTGCTACTGTTATAATCGGAGGACTTGCTGTTGGTATGCAATCTACTTTAATACCTGTTGTTACAGTAGTTGTTTCTATTATATTAGCATTTGGTTTTGCTGGAGGTTTCGGTTCTGGTGCTTCTGCATTCTCTCAAGGTTTATATGGTATTGCTTTAGCTTCTGTTGGTATGTTATCTACTTTAGGTATTACATTAGCTACAGATGCTTATGGTCCTATAGCTGACAATGCCGGCGGTAATGCTGAAATGTCTGGTCTTCCTGAGAGTGTTAGAGAGAGAACTGATGCTTTAGACTCTTTAGGTAATACTACTGCTGCTACTGGTAAAGGTTTTGCTATATGTTCTGCTGCTTTAACTGCTATGGCTTTGATTGCTGCTTATATAGAAGAGATTAAAGTTTCTTTGGGCAGAATGATTAATACAGGTAATTTAACTTCTATTAATATCGGTACTATAGAGTATACTGCTAATACACCTGCAGAATTATACCAAAAAATAGTTTACAGCTTACACATGAATGAGTTTATGAATGCTTTCAATATTCACTTGATGAACCCTAAAGTATTAGTTGGTATATTTATCGGTGCTATGTTAGTATTCTTCTTCTGTGCTTTAACTATGAAAGCTGTTGGTCGTGCTGCTGCTGGAGTTGTTGAGGAAGTTAGAAGACAATTTAGAGAGATTAAAGGTCTATTAGCTGGAGAGGCTGGAGTAAAAGCTGATTATGAGAAAGCTGTTCAAATCTGTACTAAATCTGCTCAAAAAGAGATGATTGTTCCTTCTGTACTTGCTATAGTTGTACCTGTTGTTGTTGGTTTTATATTTGGCGTACCTGCTGTTATAGGTATGTTAGTTGGCGGTTTAACTTCTGGTTTTGCTATGGCTGTTATGATGTCTAATGCAGGCGGTGCTTGGGACAATGCTAAAAAATACATTGAAGCTGGTAATTTAGGCGGTAAAAAGATACTTGATGAAAATGGTAATAAAATCACTAACCCTAATCATGCTGCTGCTGTTATAGGGGATACTGTTGGTGACCCATTCAAAGATACTTCTGGACCAAGCTTAAACATTCTTATTAAACTTATGAGCTTAATAAGTGTTGTATTTGCTGGTGCTGTTGTTGCTTTCTCACCAAAAATTCAAGCTTTACTTGGAATAGCTGACCAAATTATTAAGTAA